In Arachis stenosperma cultivar V10309 chromosome 1, arast.V10309.gnm1.PFL2, whole genome shotgun sequence, one DNA window encodes the following:
- the LOC130935676 gene encoding serine/threonine-protein kinase SAPK3-like, with protein MEERYEPLKELGSGNFGVARLAKNKITGELVAVKYIERGKKIDEKVQREIINHRSLRHPNIIRFKEVLLTPTHLAIVLEYASGGELFERICTAGRFSEDEARYFFQQLISGVSYCHSMEICHRDLKLENTLLDGNPSPRLKICDFGYSKSALLHSQPKSTVGTPAYIAPEVLSRKEYDGKIADVWSCGVTLYVMLVGAYPFEDPEDPRNFRKTIGRIIGVQYSIPDYVRVSAECRNLLSRIFVADPAKRITIPEIKQNPWFLKKLPRETMEAERKGGEDTQKDQPRQCVEEIMRIIQEARTPGPMSKASDVGQTGTGSLDDEDDEVDVSGDFEHV; from the exons ATGGAGGAACGCTACGAGCCACTGAAGGAGCTTGGTTCTGGCAATTTCGGTGTTGCAAGGTTGGCCAAGAACAAGATAACTGGGGAGCTTGTTGCGGTCAAATACATAGAGAGAGGCAAGAAG ATTGATGAGAAGGTTCAGAGGGAGATAATTAATCACAGGTCTTTAAGGCATCCCAATATCATTAGATTCAAAGAG GTGCTGCTGACCCCTACGCATTTAGCTATTGTCCTGGAGTATGCTTCAGGTGGTGAACTCTTTGAGAGGATATGCACGGCCGGTCGATTTAGTGAAGATGAG GCTAGATATTTCTTCCAACAGCTGATTTCTGGGGTTAGCTACTGTCATTCAATG GAAATTTGTCATAGAGATCTGAAATTGGAAAACACCCTCCTGGATGGAAATCCGTCTCCCCGACTTAAAATTTGTGACTTCGGTTACTCCAAG TCGGCTTTACTGCactctcaaccaaaatcaacaGTTGGAACTCCAGCATACATTGCTCCGGAGGTTCTGTCACGAAAGGAGTACGACGGAAAG ATTGCAGATGTTTGGTCCTGTGGTGTGACCCTTTATGTCATGTTAGTTGGTGCATACCCTTTTGAGGATCCGGAAGATCCTAGAAATTTCAGAAAGACTATTGGG AGAATAATAGGTGTTCAATACTCCATACCAGACTATGTTCGCGTTTCTGCAGAGTGTAGGAACCTTCTCTCTCGAATCTTTGTTGCCGACCCTGCCAAG AGGATCACCATCCCAGAGATAAAACAGAACCCTTGGTTTCTGAAGAAGTTGCCTAGAGAGACCATGGAAGCTGAAAGAAAAGGTGGAGAGGATACACAGAAAGACCAACCAAGGCAGTGCGTCGAAGAGATTATGCGGATCATACAAGAGGCTAGAACACCAGGGCCAATGtctaaggctagtgatgtgggcCAAACTGGCACTGGATCActtgatgatgaagatgatgaagtTGATGTTAGTGGTGACTTTGAACATGTTTGA